A section of the Apostichopus japonicus isolate 1M-3 chromosome 1, ASM3797524v1, whole genome shotgun sequence genome encodes:
- the LOC139968369 gene encoding caspase-6-like: MAEADNMSPIHFDLGYDMQHHQRGLAIIFNNERFAKMANRTGTRIDRDKLYTTFKNLGFEVHVFDDYTANRISDVLLKASRFDHSDFDCFLCVFLTHGDEGIIYGSDGDPESFNDNSNVDSTSRTWLLLRDDVFDIFRGNNCRSLIGKSKIFIIQACRGGTAESPAMFRGVAKKFEIADGVKVTIPTEADFLISYSSSEDYFSIRELYKGTWFIQDLTRVLNEFGDREDFVQMLTVVNKLVSERTLEVSGNPELEGMKQMPCFLSKLTRQLRLTDQQSGYFSNCQIM; the protein is encoded by the exons ATGGCTGAAGCTGATAACAT GTCACCGATACATTTTGACTTAGGATATGATATGCAACATCATCAACGAGGTCTTGCTATCATTTTTAACAATGAACGTTTTGCAAAAATGGCAAACAGGACTGGTACTCGGATAGACAGAGACAAACTATACACTACCTTCAAGAATCTAGGTTTCGAAGTACACGTATTTGATGATTACACTGCTAATAGAATCAGTGATGTTCTGCTTAAAG CCAGCAGATTCGATCACTCAGATTTCGACTGcttcttgtgtgtgtttcttACGCATGGTGATGAAGGAATCATTTATGGAAGCGACGGTGATCCAGAAAGTTTTAATGACAATAGTAATGTGGATTCGACGAGCAGGACATGGTTGCTGCTCAGGGATGATGTATTCGATATTTTTCGAGGAAATAATTGTAGATCACTTATTGGAAAATCAAAGATATTCATTATCCAA GCGTGTCGTGGAGGAACGGCTGAATCTCCAGCAATGTTTCGTGGCGTCGCTAAGAAATTTGAGATAGCAGATGGAGTGAAAGTTACAATTCCGACTGAGGCTGACTTTCTTATAAGTTATTCTTCTTCAGAGG ATTACTTCTCAATTCGTGAATTGTATAAAGGAACCTGGTTTATTCAAGACCTTACCAGGGTACTCAATGAATTCGGTGATAGAGAAGATTTTGTACAGATGTTGACTGTTGTGAATAAGTTGGTGTCTGAAAGGACTTTAGAAGTGTCTGGTAATCCTGAACTAGAAGGAATGAAACAGATGCCGTGTTTTCTCTCGAAGCTGACAAGGCAGTTACGTCTTACTGACCAACAGTCCGGCTacttttcaaattgccagatcaTGTAA